A genomic region of uncultured Paludibaculum sp. contains the following coding sequences:
- a CDS encoding NAD-dependent epimerase/dehydratase family protein, whose product MKDELVVVTGGGGFIGGSLVADLRSQGYKKIRAVDIKPFEQWYQMFDDVENLSLDLNLKENCETAATGAYQVFNLAANMGGMGFIENNKALCMLSVLINTHMLQAARKFGIAKYFYSSSACVYNGDKQRDPDNPGLKEEDAYPALAEDGYGWEKLFSERMCRHFTEDFGLYTRVARFHNVYGPNGTWDGGREKAPAAICRKVIEAKLTGKHDITIWGTGHQTRSFMYIDDCVLGVQKIMNSNILEPINLGSSEMVSINQLVDLVEDIGGIKLNRTYDLGAPKGVNGRNSENTLIQKYLGWEPSIPLRAGLEKTYAWIHDQYVARAAGDVRASVVNLA is encoded by the coding sequence ATGAAAGACGAACTGGTTGTAGTAACGGGCGGTGGCGGCTTCATTGGCGGCAGCCTGGTTGCGGACCTGCGGAGCCAAGGCTACAAGAAGATTCGCGCCGTCGATATCAAGCCCTTCGAGCAGTGGTACCAGATGTTCGACGACGTGGAGAACCTGTCGCTCGACCTGAATCTGAAGGAAAACTGTGAGACCGCCGCCACGGGCGCCTACCAGGTGTTCAACCTCGCGGCCAATATGGGCGGCATGGGCTTCATCGAGAACAACAAGGCCCTGTGCATGCTCTCGGTGCTCATCAACACACATATGCTGCAGGCGGCCAGGAAGTTTGGGATCGCGAAGTACTTCTACTCATCCTCGGCCTGCGTCTACAACGGTGATAAACAGCGCGATCCCGACAACCCCGGGCTGAAGGAAGAAGACGCCTATCCGGCGTTGGCCGAGGACGGCTACGGTTGGGAAAAGCTGTTCAGCGAACGCATGTGCCGTCACTTCACCGAGGATTTCGGCCTCTACACGCGTGTAGCCCGCTTCCATAACGTCTATGGACCCAACGGCACGTGGGATGGCGGCCGCGAAAAGGCGCCGGCGGCGATCTGCCGCAAAGTGATCGAGGCCAAGCTGACCGGCAAGCACGACATTACTATCTGGGGCACCGGCCACCAGACGCGCAGCTTCATGTACATCGACGACTGCGTACTGGGTGTCCAGAAGATCATGAACTCCAACATCCTGGAGCCCATCAACCTCGGTTCGAGCGAGATGGTGAGCATCAACCAACTGGTCGACCTGGTGGAAGACATCGGCGGTATTAAGCTGAACCGGACCTACGATCTGGGTGCGCCCAAGGGTGTCAACGGCCGCAATAGCGAGAACACGCTGATCCAGAAATACCTGGGTTGGGAACCGAGCATTCCGTTGCGCGCGGGTCTTGAAAAGACGTACGCCTGGATCCACGACCAATACGTGGCGCGGGCCGCGGGCGATGTGCGTGCCTCCGTTGTGAACCTCGCGTAA
- a CDS encoding alcohol dehydrogenase catalytic domain-containing protein, translated as MKAAFYQGHEHIAIGDSTPRLPGPGEVQIRVSHCGICGTDLHIFHGKMDHRVQMPQIIGHEMSGTLLALGEGVSGWAPGDRVTVRPLDSCGECPACLAGHNHICMKLKFIGIDTPGAMQGLWTVPAHTLHRLPENLGFEQGALIEPIAVACHDVRLGEVKAGEYAVVQGGGPIGMLIALVARAAGARVLISEVNSFRLALARELGLDAVNPLEVDLVQYVNSQTGGAGADVVFEVSGVPAAAEMMTKLPRTRGRIVMVAIYSQPAPVTLFQFFWRELRLIGARVYEPQDFEQAIALAASGTLPLDRIITRVLPLEGLESGFREMERGGAVMKVLIQCS; from the coding sequence ATGAAAGCCGCTTTCTACCAAGGCCATGAACACATCGCCATCGGCGACTCCACTCCGCGCCTTCCGGGGCCTGGCGAAGTGCAGATCCGCGTCTCCCACTGCGGAATCTGCGGCACCGACCTGCATATCTTCCACGGCAAGATGGACCACCGCGTTCAGATGCCACAGATCATCGGCCACGAGATGTCCGGCACATTGCTGGCACTTGGCGAAGGCGTCAGCGGCTGGGCGCCCGGCGACCGCGTCACGGTGAGACCCCTCGACAGCTGCGGCGAATGCCCCGCCTGCCTCGCGGGTCACAACCACATCTGCATGAAACTCAAGTTCATCGGCATCGACACGCCGGGTGCGATGCAGGGTCTTTGGACCGTGCCCGCGCATACGCTTCATCGCCTACCGGAGAACCTGGGCTTCGAACAAGGGGCGTTGATCGAACCGATCGCAGTGGCCTGCCACGACGTCCGTTTGGGCGAGGTGAAGGCCGGAGAGTACGCCGTGGTGCAGGGTGGCGGCCCGATCGGAATGCTGATCGCGCTGGTGGCCCGCGCCGCCGGAGCCCGGGTGCTGATCTCCGAGGTAAATTCGTTCCGGCTGGCACTGGCTCGTGAGCTTGGGCTGGACGCAGTGAATCCGCTGGAAGTGGATCTGGTCCAGTATGTGAACAGCCAGACCGGCGGCGCCGGGGCCGATGTGGTCTTCGAAGTCTCGGGCGTGCCCGCTGCCGCCGAGATGATGACCAAGCTACCCCGCACGCGCGGCCGCATCGTGATGGTCGCCATCTACTCACAACCCGCACCGGTAACTCTCTTCCAATTCTTCTGGCGCGAACTGCGTCTGATTGGCGCGCGCGTCTACGAACCCCAGGACTTCGAGCAGGCCATCGCGCTCGCCGCCTCGGGCACGCTGCCGCTGGACCGCATCATTACGCGGGTCCTCCCACTGGAGGGCCTGGAATCCGGCTTCCGCGAGATGGAGCGAGGCGGAGCCGTCATGAAAGTCCTCATCCAGTGTTCGTAG
- a CDS encoding SDR family oxidoreductase codes for MSIFDLFKLDGKTALVTGCKRGIGLAMAQALAEAGADIIGVSKTLEPAGSDVEKSVAALGRKFSAHTCDFSNRAAVQAFADQVNAEHPVIDILVNNAGTILRKPAAEHPDEYWDEVINTNLHAQWTLAREIGKHMVERGSGKIIFTASLLTFQGGITVPGYAASKGGVGQLTKALANEWAGKGVNVNAIAPGYVATDNTTALRADPVRNPAILARIPAGRWGEPEDFKGATVFLASNASNYVSGEILVIDGGWMGR; via the coding sequence ATGTCTATTTTCGATCTCTTCAAACTCGACGGAAAGACGGCCCTGGTCACGGGCTGCAAACGTGGAATCGGACTTGCCATGGCGCAGGCCCTGGCCGAAGCGGGCGCCGATATCATCGGCGTAAGCAAGACGCTGGAGCCCGCCGGTTCCGACGTGGAAAAGTCGGTCGCCGCCCTGGGCCGTAAATTCTCCGCCCATACGTGCGATTTCTCCAACCGCGCCGCGGTGCAGGCCTTCGCCGATCAGGTGAACGCGGAACACCCTGTGATCGACATCCTCGTCAACAACGCCGGCACGATCTTGCGCAAACCCGCGGCCGAGCATCCGGACGAGTATTGGGACGAGGTGATCAATACCAACCTCCACGCCCAGTGGACCTTGGCCCGCGAGATTGGCAAGCACATGGTGGAGCGCGGTTCCGGCAAGATCATCTTCACCGCGTCGCTGCTCACCTTTCAGGGCGGCATCACCGTGCCCGGCTACGCAGCCAGCAAAGGCGGCGTCGGCCAGTTGACCAAGGCCCTGGCGAACGAGTGGGCGGGCAAAGGCGTGAACGTCAATGCCATCGCACCGGGCTATGTCGCCACCGACAACACCACCGCGCTGCGGGCCGATCCCGTACGCAATCCGGCCATACTCGCCCGTATCCCGGCCGGCCGCTGGGGTGAGCCGGAAGACTTCAAAGGCGCCACCGTGTTTCTCGCGTCCAATGCGTCCAACTATGTCAGCGGCGAGATTCTCGTCATCGACGGTGGTTGGATGGGAAGGTAG
- a CDS encoding alpha-L-fucosidase → MNRLAILVLSSALFSAAGQAQTYEQKIDAAMKRVDAVIAKGPYQANWASLEKFQVPTWYADAKFGIFIHWGVYSVPGFGNEWYPREMYLQDGKSKIFQQHVQKYGPQSKFGYKDFIPMFKAEKYDPQAWATLFKKSGARFVMPVAEHHDGFQMYASDLSDWNAAKMGPKRDVVGDLAKEVRKQGMHFTASSHRAEHWWFFDGGMKFDSDVKDPKNLGLYGPAQPKRLPGAKQDNQPSEAHMKDWLARTTELVDKYQPEVIWFDWWIEEPAWQPYLQKFAAFYYNRGVEWKKGVAINYKNKSFPDKAAVLDIERGKLDATRPYVWQTDTSIGLKSWGYIDGEEFRTPDSLVDDIVDIVSKNGLLLLNIGPRPDGTIPDEAKNILLSIGKWLDVNGEAIYGTRPYKVFGEGPTQVLTGGFTDRKQKPFTGEDIRFTTKGNTLYAIALAWPGKTMTVKSIGADRKIASISLLGSTAKLKWTQTPQGLKVDLPDQKPGDFAFALKIQ, encoded by the coding sequence ATGAATCGACTCGCCATCCTCGTGCTCTCTTCCGCCCTGTTCTCCGCGGCCGGGCAAGCGCAAACATACGAACAGAAGATCGACGCCGCCATGAAGCGAGTCGATGCCGTGATAGCCAAAGGCCCCTACCAGGCCAACTGGGCTTCGCTCGAGAAGTTCCAGGTGCCCACGTGGTATGCCGATGCCAAGTTCGGCATCTTCATCCACTGGGGCGTCTACTCCGTGCCGGGATTCGGCAACGAATGGTACCCACGCGAGATGTATCTGCAGGACGGCAAGAGCAAGATCTTCCAGCAGCACGTCCAAAAGTACGGCCCACAGTCGAAGTTCGGCTACAAGGACTTCATCCCGATGTTCAAGGCCGAGAAGTACGATCCGCAGGCGTGGGCCACGCTGTTCAAGAAGTCGGGCGCCCGCTTCGTCATGCCCGTGGCGGAACACCACGACGGCTTCCAGATGTATGCCAGTGACCTGTCTGACTGGAATGCCGCCAAGATGGGTCCAAAGCGCGATGTCGTCGGTGACCTCGCCAAGGAAGTGCGCAAGCAAGGCATGCACTTCACCGCGTCGTCTCACAGAGCCGAGCATTGGTGGTTCTTCGACGGCGGCATGAAGTTTGATTCCGACGTGAAGGATCCCAAGAATCTCGGTCTCTACGGGCCGGCCCAACCCAAGCGTTTGCCCGGCGCGAAGCAGGACAACCAGCCCAGCGAAGCCCATATGAAGGACTGGCTGGCCCGCACGACGGAGTTGGTCGACAAGTATCAGCCCGAAGTCATCTGGTTCGACTGGTGGATTGAGGAGCCCGCCTGGCAACCCTATCTCCAGAAGTTCGCGGCGTTCTACTACAACCGCGGCGTGGAGTGGAAGAAGGGCGTCGCCATCAACTACAAGAACAAGTCGTTCCCAGACAAGGCCGCGGTGCTCGATATTGAACGCGGCAAGCTGGACGCGACGCGTCCCTATGTTTGGCAGACGGACACGTCCATCGGCCTCAAGTCGTGGGGCTACATCGACGGCGAGGAGTTCCGTACTCCGGATTCGCTGGTGGACGACATCGTGGACATCGTCAGCAAGAACGGACTGCTGTTGTTGAACATCGGCCCGCGCCCCGACGGCACCATTCCGGATGAGGCCAAGAACATCCTGCTCTCCATCGGCAAGTGGCTGGACGTGAACGGCGAAGCAATCTACGGCACGCGTCCATACAAGGTGTTCGGCGAAGGTCCCACGCAGGTGCTGACCGGCGGCTTCACTGATCGGAAGCAGAAGCCGTTCACCGGTGAGGACATCCGCTTCACCACAAAGGGCAACACGCTGTATGCGATCGCGCTCGCCTGGCCGGGCAAGACGATGACGGTGAAGTCCATCGGCGCCGACCGCAAGATCGCTTCGATCTCGCTGCTCGGTTCCACGGCCAAGCTGAAGTGGACTCAAACGCCTCAGGGCCTCAAAGTCGACCTGCCGGACCAGAAGCCCGGCGACTTCGCTTTCGCCCTCAAGATCCAATAG
- a CDS encoding nuclear transport factor 2 family protein, translating into MSTTTSVQLVQSLFEAFGRGDIAYILERLTPDCIWSVPGSGYALAGEYKGPEGAAEFFRRLHETEEMLRFDPREYFTNGDDVVVLGYEQARVRATGKQAESKWAMVFRVKDGKVASWSTHFDTEAYAAAHRA; encoded by the coding sequence ATGTCTACGACAACATCAGTGCAGTTGGTGCAGTCACTCTTCGAGGCGTTTGGCCGAGGCGACATCGCGTACATTCTGGAACGGCTGACGCCGGATTGCATTTGGTCTGTACCCGGGTCCGGCTACGCACTGGCGGGTGAGTACAAAGGCCCCGAGGGGGCCGCGGAGTTCTTCCGCCGTCTGCACGAGACCGAGGAGATGCTGAGGTTCGATCCGCGGGAGTACTTCACCAACGGCGATGACGTGGTGGTGCTGGGCTACGAACAGGCGCGGGTGCGGGCTACGGGAAAGCAGGCGGAAAGCAAATGGGCGATGGTCTTCCGGGTGAAGGACGGCAAGGTGGCATCCTGGTCGACGCACTTCGATACGGAAGCTTACGCCGCCGCTCATCGAGCGTAG
- a CDS encoding PIG-L family deacetylase — protein MSGQAIQDGTTANGPVVIDRPQAGKPHAGKVLAAIQPHCDDIPLFAAGAVIRLIDEGYTGHLIRVSNDDMAGPGTTGNTVLQNERDNQAVARALGCRSVFDLNYSNHQMDQESRLEMRARLIFLFRLLKVDTVVCYDPWGHYEENPDHSVTAQVVEAACWMAGGSKDYPEHFAAGLQPHGVSEKYYFARGPQLVNRVMDISSVIDRKVAVNRLNVTQGPAGQSGAALRKSLAERGLQIPLLGDDDESAANNYIKYYVLERDRQVGARHGLEFAEPYHYIGPPADTQQDFVRRHAVPLK, from the coding sequence ATGTCCGGGCAGGCGATTCAGGATGGCACTACGGCCAACGGACCGGTGGTGATCGACCGGCCCCAGGCCGGAAAGCCCCACGCGGGCAAGGTGCTGGCCGCCATCCAGCCGCATTGCGATGACATTCCACTCTTTGCCGCCGGCGCGGTCATCCGGCTGATCGATGAGGGCTACACCGGTCACCTCATCCGTGTCTCCAACGATGACATGGCCGGGCCCGGCACCACGGGTAACACCGTGCTCCAGAATGAACGTGACAATCAGGCCGTGGCGCGCGCGCTGGGGTGCCGGAGCGTGTTCGACCTGAACTACAGTAACCATCAGATGGACCAGGAGTCGCGCCTGGAAATGCGGGCGCGACTCATCTTTCTCTTTCGATTGCTCAAGGTGGATACGGTGGTCTGCTACGACCCCTGGGGTCACTACGAGGAGAATCCCGATCACTCCGTCACAGCCCAAGTGGTGGAGGCGGCCTGCTGGATGGCCGGCGGATCGAAGGACTACCCGGAGCACTTTGCCGCTGGATTGCAGCCGCATGGAGTGAGCGAGAAGTATTACTTTGCCCGCGGGCCGCAACTGGTCAATCGCGTTATGGACATCAGCTCAGTGATCGATCGCAAGGTAGCCGTCAACCGGCTGAATGTCACGCAAGGTCCAGCCGGCCAGTCTGGAGCGGCATTGCGCAAGTCCTTGGCCGAGCGCGGGTTGCAGATCCCCCTGTTGGGCGACGACGACGAGTCGGCCGCAAACAACTACATCAAGTACTACGTTCTGGAACGCGACAGACAAGTGGGGGCTCGCCATGGTTTGGAGTTTGCCGAGCCCTATCACTACATTGGTCCTCCGGCCGATACGCAACAGGACTTCGTCCGCCGGCACGCCGTGCCCTTGAAGTAA
- a CDS encoding DNA alkylation repair protein: protein MSTKKNVSGDVAALAAEIRAYCAANANPTLANKWARYFKEGYDAWGVLDKDHPLWNAQQAAWLETHSHLGLKGFLLLGETLFASGKYEEGGLAIRFLKSYSTQIDARALPGIAKWFPGGIRNWAHVDVLCGEVLSPALAAGRLGLQDFAVWRTSPERFQRRAVPVAMLSLLKTSAPTAELLSFVRPLMLDPERVVQQGLGWFLRETWKREPQPVEELLMEFRSQAPRVIYQYACEKMTPARRTAFRRG from the coding sequence ATGTCCACGAAAAAGAATGTGTCCGGCGACGTGGCGGCTCTAGCGGCGGAGATCCGCGCCTATTGCGCCGCCAACGCCAACCCCACGCTCGCCAACAAATGGGCCCGGTATTTCAAGGAGGGCTACGACGCCTGGGGCGTTCTGGACAAGGACCATCCCCTGTGGAACGCGCAGCAGGCGGCCTGGCTGGAAACCCATTCGCACCTGGGGCTCAAGGGCTTCCTCCTACTGGGCGAGACACTCTTCGCCAGCGGCAAGTACGAAGAGGGCGGCCTGGCCATCCGCTTCCTGAAATCCTATTCCACACAGATCGACGCTCGGGCACTGCCCGGCATCGCCAAATGGTTCCCGGGTGGGATCCGTAACTGGGCCCATGTCGATGTGCTGTGCGGAGAAGTGCTCTCCCCCGCCCTCGCCGCTGGCCGCCTGGGCTTGCAGGATTTTGCGGTTTGGAGAACTTCGCCGGAACGGTTTCAACGACGCGCCGTGCCCGTGGCCATGCTCTCACTGCTGAAGACGTCGGCGCCGACGGCGGAACTGCTCAGCTTCGTCCGCCCGCTGATGCTGGATCCGGAACGCGTGGTCCAACAGGGGCTGGGTTGGTTCCTGCGCGAAACGTGGAAGCGCGAACCACAGCCCGTGGAAGAGCTACTGATGGAGTTCCGCAGCCAGGCTCCGCGGGTCATCTATCAGTACGCCTGCGAGAAAATGACCCCGGCCCGCAGGACGGCCTTCCGGCGCGGCTAG